The following DNA comes from Pieris napi chromosome 18, ilPieNapi1.2, whole genome shotgun sequence.
AACATGGTGTCAGAAGTTCAAGTGGTGAACCGGAAAAGAACACAGAAGCCGACAGAGATAAGCGCTTTAAAAATTTTCACGTAAAGCGTCGCCGCGTGTTTCAGCCTAAAAATGCCGGATAAAAACGCAAGTACAAGTTGTCCCCTGCCGCCGAGCAATTCCAGTCTTGATATCAACGCCTCGAACATGCCTTTGGCTTGGAGAAACTTCAAAACTAGTCTTGGTATTTATATGATTGCCAACGATTTggaaaaagaatcagacaaaagAAAGGTTTAAAGTAGCCAATCTGTTACAAACTATTGGCTCAGACGCTCTTCAGATATTTTACTCGTTTAACACAGAAATAGACAAGATCACCTTACTAGGATCTACTCGCCAAATTTGAAGACTATTTTACGCCGCGTGTGAACTGTGAATATCTCTGTCGAAAGGCATAAGCTGTTCAATAGAAAACAAGGTCCAGATGAAGAAATTGAGCCACTGATCTCAAGAATCTAAGCATCCAATGCAATTTCGAAGGTCTTGCCGATGATAGAGTAAAGGACATATTCTCATGGAACCTAAATTCATCTTGCTCGTACATCAGGGAACGTATCCTGATCGAGAAACCATCTTCGTTTGATGCCGCCATCAGTCTCGCTAAAACACTAAGAAACACTAGGTTAGAGGCTAAAGCCTTATCAAGCCATGAAGTAAGTGTCGTCAGTCGTCAATCACGTCACAGTCGCCTAACAAAACGTGGTCAAGAGAGTCACAGTCAAAGAAGTCATAATCGTCAAAGAAGTCATAGCCGTCAAGAAAGTCTTAGTCGTCAATCAAGTAAACCATCGTCCAGTCAAGAACCTCAGTCTAAACAGTCATCCAAGAACTGCTCCAGATGTGGTCAAGTTCACCGGACAAAATGTCCAGCCATAGGAGTCATCTGAGCAACTGCCACAAGCCGAACCACTTTGCCAAGTGTTGCCGCAGCAGACATGTGAGATTCATAGAAGAAAAAAGTATGGGTTATCCCATTGAcacttattttctaaatagtcTTTTCACTAATGAGATTTCAGTCAGCCAAAAAAACCCTTATCATATAACTTTGTCCATAAATAGTAAGAATGTAGACTTTTTGTTTGACACAGGTGCTGACACTAACATATTATCATTAAACTcttacaaaaaacttaatttgtcattgagtagtttaaagaaaagtaaTCACAAACTTTCAACCTTTAGCGGTGAAGTATTACCTACAGTAGGTCAATGCATTCTGTCTGACACACATAACAACAAAGTATTCAATGTCAATTTCCACAGTATAGATATACCttgtagaaatattattgGTCGCAATAGTTgtgagaatttaaaatttgtcagAGTCCATAATGTTCAATATCATGAGTCTATCAATGTATTACAGCTTGTTGAATATAAAGATCTTTTCTCAGGAATAGGTTGTCTTAAAGATTACGAATGTCATTTCGCCGGCTCCGGagaataaaatgataaatccTAAATCACAACTTACAGGAAAATTAAACCGTTTTAATAAGATTACTTCTTTTGGGTCCTAGGTAGGAACTTGGGAGTTAGCTTAAATGATAGCTCATTTTTAGTGTTatctcttttattattattattattgtagctttatttattccaaACTCATTAAGGtacaaaaaaagaattaagaATATTTGATATGTTAGTAATATGTAGTAATTAGGGTGGGTTGCATCAACAAATTTTGACGGACACGTAACCGTTAAAGATGGCGCTAACGAACGTTAGACAAAAAAAGTGTTGATTCACCATCTATGACAGCTTACGTTCGTTAAAAAGTTACGCTTACGTTAACCAGTGCTTGAACCATTGGTAATCGTCAAATATTGGTTTGTAACTTCGTAGTTCGTACTTCCTACACGCggcattaattttaaaaagttatttcatAATggaatcaattttatttaatacttttcatGGTAGTTTTTTCGAAGAGGAAAATGAAGCTCAAGTGCTTGTGAGAAAAAGAAAGGTTTTTAAAAAgcgaatttataattttaacttatttgatgaaaatgaatttattgATAGATTCCGGGTTTCAAAGGAGGTAGCTATTTATATTACagattcaattaaaaatgaaataacaaGTAATACGGACAagtaagttaatttttatttattgtattgtacttATAGGTAGGTACCATCTTGGgcctatataatttattatatttcaaatcaaTCGCGTTACAAGACAGTATTCAACATTGTTTCAGAAATCTCGCAGTAAAACCGATTGATCAGGTCCTGGTTACCTTACAATATTACGCCTCAGGATCCTTCATGAGATGTGTGGGTGATATGTCTGGACTCCACAAATCTACAGTGTGTAGAATAATACGGCGAGTAACACTTGCAATCTCAAAATTACGCCctcaatttatatatatgccAAGGACTGACCAAGAAAAGGAAGAAATGgctacaaaattttataatgtagCCAGGTTCCCTAAAGTGTTAGGGGCCATTGATTGTAGccacataaatattttatctccAGGTCAGTAACATGGTACCTACTCGCACCTGTCTTTTATGTTAcagtaaatatttacaaacaatTCATATTATGTTTGATTGTTGTATAAATCttactatataattttattcaatgtAGGTGGTGACAATGCTGAAGACTTCAGAAACAGGAAaggtttattttcatttaatgttCAGGTTATTGGAGATGCAGACTTATATATAAGGAACATAGTTGCAAGATGGCCAGGATCTGCACATGATagtcatatatttaatagttccaatattaaatataggaTTGAGTCTGGGGAATTTGATGGGCTGTGGCTTCTTGGAGATTCAGGTTATGCCCTAAAATCATACCTGCTTACACCTCTGGCAGACCCCCAAACAGAAGCTGAAAAGTTGTATAATGAGAGCCACATACGAACCAGAAATAGTATTGAAAGGCTATTTGGAGTTTGGAAGCGAAGGTTCCCCATAGTTGGGTCCAAAATAAGATGTAAGATAGATAACATCCAGCCAATTATTGTTGCAACTGCTGTGTTACACAATATTTGTAGGGCACATAATGTTAAACAGCCTACAGATTTTGTAAATTTGGACCAGGAGGTAACTTCATTGCCAACACAACCAGAAAACTCTGTTTCCTctgaatttaatattagagatggtttgattaataattattttgcaagGTATATTACGGCTatttttgacttcaaaaatataaattgcaaatttaatattaaagatgtcttatatttcagattataacttttttatggCATGGGTGTGAAATATGGTGAAGGACTAACACATTCTATACTGTTTATAGTGCTTATTGCATGCTTTtggtaaagaaataaaatattagtcaaaaataatatgccTTTACTAACTGAATTACAGCCtacagattttattaatttagaccAAAAGTTAACTTGATTGACATCAAACAGAAAACTAGTTTtctctaaatttaattttattctaatataaGAGAtacatagtttaattattattattttgcaaggtatgttaatattaagattatttttaacttcaaagaaaacaaatctcaaatcatatttttaaagctGTCTTATTTTCAgattataactattttatggTATGGATGTGAAATATGGTGAAggattaacatattatatacatactgtataatatattgCTATTGCATGCTTTTGGTGgagaaataaaatgtttgacaaaaataatatgccTTTTTATTATCGAATTACAACATTACAAAGTTATGCCTGCCTATGCACATAAGaattaaatcttaataatctatttttttacagtttttattattttttacactaattttataacattgaTACACAcaactgtttaattattttgaagagCATTTATACTAAGTTTCAAGTATTTCTGATCATAAACAAGTTATAGCAAGTTtattgaagtcaaacttcttttttgttatattacatcgTAATAAAccattcaagagaaacggcaggagaacaccaattcaccatgcttttttggtggttatggcattaaattgtagcttatgtgaacggtgaaagaatttttgaaattggtccagtagtttcggagcctattcatttcaaacaaacaaaaaatcaatctttataatattagtatagaaaaaactacttttgtaaatttctttctaataaagaaatttccaaaagtaattttttttcttgaagtttaaaaatgatttcatCATTCTTTCTCTTCTCATTCAGATGTTGCACTCGCAACTCAAAAATTTCTTTCTCATATTTCCTACAACTTTTAAACAATTCCAATCTTTCTGTGGATATTTGAGATGTGAGACTGGGCACATTTGACAGCCTGCATTTTTTAGGCACTTTTAAATTCCTTGTCATTGGAGTGCGAAGAAAACAGGCTGGTGATTTTGTGTTGaatacctaataataaaatattgattttaatcataataactGTTATTCGATCATTCAAAAACACATATACATACCTCTTTTTGGATATTTGAAGAATCACAGTTTTCTTTCATTGTCTCTAtctaaaatcaaaatcaaaactaCATTATTGTAAGCATAGACATATACTTTTCTAgcttattacaattattttttttataaaatgacaaTGAACAGTAAGTTAACATCAATGTTAATGATCTActagtataaatttattcataccTCTTCTTTTTGGTCAACAACAGGTTTTTCACTAGCCATCTCTATATTTGACTCaacctaaaattaaaaatagaatagaataaaatataaaagagcagtgtaataaaatattcttaccAATTCAGAATCATCATCGACTATACTAGCCAGTCCATCCATTGAAACTGGCATCACAGTCCTCAACCAGTCAGTGTCTGCATCAGTAGGAGGTGGAGGTGGACCACCCCCCGTTTTAAAACGCTCTTGCCTTTGTTTGCTTGCATCCTTAAAATCAATAGGTACTTCATAGTAAAAACTTATTCATTATGTATGctataaaatatgtcaacTTGTTCTGGAAAATTGTAGGAACATACTTTACGAGCATTCCGCTTCATGTTGTCAAATTTGGCTTGCAACTGTTTAATTGTTCTAGGGTTATTTGACAGGGCATTGAATTCTGCATGAATCGCACTCCATGCCTTCTTTTTTTGCAAGTTGTTTGAAttgtctgtttttttattaaataatatatggtgatatttttctattaaatttttaaatcggtCCTTCTCCTCTTTTCCAAAATTTACCGAACGTTCTCTGAAAGTCAATGAGTCAGGTGAATAAATACACTTCTAACTATATCtctcaatataatatatatactttgcGCATATACAATTCatgcaatataataataaaagctttatACTTACTTTGGCGAAAAGgtttgcattatttatattaaaatttaaattttttaaaaattagtatcgtataaaacaataaacatcgATGTCAAACTTGACAGAATGTTTCAACTGACATTGTTTTTATCAATGTtgttattactaaaaaaaattcccaTAAAACATTTGGTCAAAATAGCGTTACGCAAACAGGCAACCCCATTAACAATGACGAACTCATTTTTTAACAATGAAGCAACGCTAACAAGTTAACATACGTTAAAGTTCATACGAGTCTGTCAAATATTAACGAACGTAAGTAACGATAGCAAATGGTTTGAAACAACCCACCCTTAGTCT
Coding sequences within:
- the LOC125058528 gene encoding putative nuclease HARBI1 isoform X1; amino-acid sequence: MESILFNTFHGSFFEEENEAQVLVRKRKVFKKRIYNFNLFDENEFIDRFRVSKEVAIYITDSIKNEITSNTDKNLAVKPIDQVLVTLQYYASGSFMRCVGDMSGLHKSTVCRIIRRVTLAISKLRPQFIYMPRTDQEKEEMATKFYNVARFPKVLGAIDCSHINILSPGGDNAEDFRNRKGLFSFNVQVIGDADLYIRNIVARWPGSAHDSHIFNSSNIKYRIESGEFDGLWLLGDSGYALKSYLLTPLADPQTEAEKLYNESHIRTRNSIERLFGVWKRRFPIVGSKIRCKIDNIQPIIVATAVLHNICRAHNVKQPTDFVNLDQEVTSLPTQPENSVSSEFNIRDGLINNYFARYITAIFDFKNINCKFNIKDVLYFRL
- the LOC125058528 gene encoding putative nuclease HARBI1 isoform X2, with translation MESILFNTFHGSFFEEENEAQVLVRKRKVFKKRIYNFNLFDENEFIDRFRVSKEVAIYITDSIKNEITSNTDKNLAVKPIDQVLVTLQYYASGSFMRCVGDMSGLHKSTVCRIIRRVTLAISKLRPQFIYMPRTDQEKEEMATKFYNVARFPKVLGAIDCSHINILSPGGDNAEDFRNRKGLFSFNVQVIGDADLYIRNIVARWPGSAHDSHIFNSSNIKYRIESGEFDGLWLLGDSGYALKSYLLTPLADPQTEAEKLYNESHIRTRNSIERLFGVWKRRFPIVGSKIRCKIDNIQPIIVATAVLHNICRAHNVKQPTDFVNLDQEVTSLPTQPENSVSSEFNIRDGLINNYFARL
- the LOC125058530 gene encoding myb/SANT-like DNA-binding domain-containing protein 3 isoform X1, with the translated sequence MQTFSPKERSVNFGKEEKDRFKNLIEKYHHILFNKKTDNSNNLQKKKAWSAIHAEFNALSNNPRTIKQLQAKFDNMKRNARKDASKQRQERFKTGGGPPPPPTDADTDWLRTVMPVSMDGLASIVDDDSELVESNIEMASEKPVVDQKEEIETMKENCDSSNIQKEVFNTKSPACFLRTPMTRNLKVPKKCRLSNVPSLTSQISTERLELFKSCRKYEKEIFELRVQHLNEKRKNDEIIFKLQEKKLLLEISLLERNLQK
- the LOC125058530 gene encoding myb/SANT-like DNA-binding domain-containing protein 3 isoform X2 gives rise to the protein MQTFSPKERSVNFGKEEKDRFKNLIEKYHHILFNKKTDNSNNLQKKKAWSAIHAEFNALSNNPRTIKQLQAKFDNMKRNARKDASKQRQERFKTGGGPPPPPTDADTDWLRTVMPVSMDGLASIVDDDSELVESNIEMASEKPVVDQKEIETMKENCDSSNIQKEVFNTKSPACFLRTPMTRNLKVPKKCRLSNVPSLTSQISTERLELFKSCRKYEKEIFELRVQHLNEKRKNDEIIFKLQEKKLLLEISLLERNLQK